In Brevibacillus brevis NBRC 100599, a single genomic region encodes these proteins:
- a CDS encoding M20 family metallopeptidase encodes MSIHTYVQENMPHYLQLLEESVNMDSPSRDKQLGDRMAGWFALQFQRLTGGVAELIPNKTYGDQVRCTLGNGEKQILIIGHYDTVWLEGEAARRPFAIRDEKAYGPGVYDMKAGVLQAMFAMRALVKLDRLPADKKIVLLLNSDEEIGSPTSRRLVEEEAARSVASFVLEPPTEPSGALKTWRKGSAHFTLAVSGISSHAGVDHQKGVSAIEELARQVQFLHALTDYEKGTTVNVGVIKGGIGSNVVADSAEAEIDVRFISMEEALRIEKVMSELTPVLAGTNISVTGGIRRPPMERTEETGKLFSLAQSISINELGMALEESGTGGVSDGNFAAACGVPTLDGLGVKGGYAHSPDEWIELGEISTRATLLARLIEEV; translated from the coding sequence ATGTCAATCCACACTTATGTACAAGAGAATATGCCCCACTATCTTCAGTTACTCGAAGAGTCAGTTAACATGGACTCGCCTTCTCGTGACAAACAGTTGGGTGACCGCATGGCGGGCTGGTTCGCCCTGCAGTTTCAAAGGCTGACAGGAGGAGTAGCAGAGCTGATCCCGAATAAGACGTATGGCGATCAGGTGCGTTGTACGCTGGGCAACGGGGAAAAACAAATCCTCATCATCGGCCATTACGATACCGTATGGCTAGAAGGAGAGGCGGCTCGCCGACCGTTTGCGATCCGGGATGAGAAAGCGTACGGGCCGGGCGTATACGATATGAAAGCGGGCGTTTTGCAAGCAATGTTTGCCATGCGGGCATTGGTAAAGCTGGATCGCCTGCCAGCAGATAAAAAAATCGTGCTCCTATTAAACAGTGACGAGGAGATCGGCAGCCCGACTTCTCGCCGACTGGTAGAAGAAGAAGCCGCGCGTTCGGTGGCGAGCTTTGTGTTGGAGCCGCCAACCGAACCGAGCGGCGCACTCAAAACATGGCGGAAGGGAAGCGCCCATTTTACCTTGGCAGTCAGCGGAATTTCCTCACACGCGGGCGTCGATCATCAAAAAGGCGTCTCTGCTATTGAAGAGCTGGCGAGACAGGTGCAATTTCTGCATGCCTTGACCGATTACGAGAAAGGGACAACCGTCAATGTGGGCGTCATCAAGGGCGGGATTGGCTCCAATGTCGTAGCGGATTCGGCAGAAGCTGAAATTGACGTGAGATTTATCTCGATGGAAGAGGCCCTACGCATTGAGAAGGTAATGAGCGAACTCACGCCAGTGCTCGCCGGTACAAACATCAGCGTAACGGGAGGCATTCGCCGACCGCCGATGGAGCGAACCGAAGAGACAGGCAAATTATTTTCCCTTGCACAATCGATTAGCATCAATGAACTAGGGATGGCTTTGGAAGAGTCGGGTACAGGTGGAGTCAGCGATGGCAATTTCGCGGCAGCTTGCGGAGTCCCGACGCTGGATGGACTTGGTGTAAAAGGTGGTTACGCCCACTCGCCGGATGAATGGATCGAACTGGGAGAAATATCGACGCGTGCTACCTTGTTGGCGCGGTTGATAGAGGAAGTATAG
- a CDS encoding ABC transporter ATP-binding protein yields MTKVIDVELRGIMKKFQSNVVVQNFNLQVEQGEFISFLGPSGCGKTTTLNMIAGFLDPDGGDLLIKGQRMNGVPPYKRELGMVFQTYSLFPHMTVAENIAYGLKLRKVNKQEMQERVNRVLGLVKLPNVADRYPKQLSGGQRQRIAIARALVIEPSLLLLDEPLSNLDAKLREELRDELKRLHHEIGVTTIFVTHDQEEALALSDRIVVMNHGFVEQIGTPLEIYNQPASEFVHTFIGKTNRLEGEVIGMDGDVLTLRTTGGMLVKAAKQQRTVALHEKVIIFIRPEKIKLTDTAVSEEANRVKGYLQLASFLGSYTECEVKVGEHTLSAKVQMTDSSVDRQEGQTVYCQWNADDVLVMPAGRG; encoded by the coding sequence GTGACCAAGGTGATTGATGTTGAACTGCGCGGCATCATGAAAAAATTTCAAAGCAATGTCGTGGTTCAAAACTTCAACCTGCAGGTGGAGCAAGGCGAATTCATTTCATTCCTCGGCCCATCTGGTTGCGGTAAGACCACGACCTTGAATATGATTGCCGGTTTTTTGGACCCGGATGGCGGGGACCTTTTGATCAAAGGGCAGAGAATGAATGGCGTGCCTCCGTACAAACGGGAGCTGGGCATGGTTTTTCAGACGTACTCGTTGTTTCCCCATATGACTGTGGCGGAAAACATCGCCTACGGCTTGAAATTGCGCAAAGTGAACAAGCAAGAAATGCAAGAGCGTGTGAATCGTGTACTCGGGCTGGTCAAGCTGCCAAACGTAGCAGACCGCTATCCGAAACAACTCTCCGGCGGACAACGCCAGCGGATTGCGATTGCACGGGCGCTTGTTATTGAGCCGTCGCTCCTGCTGTTGGATGAGCCGCTCAGTAACTTGGATGCCAAACTTCGGGAAGAGCTTCGCGATGAGTTAAAGCGCTTACATCACGAAATCGGCGTTACGACTATTTTCGTTACCCATGATCAAGAAGAGGCGCTAGCGCTTTCTGATCGCATCGTGGTCATGAATCACGGATTCGTGGAGCAAATCGGTACACCGCTGGAGATTTACAATCAGCCCGCTTCTGAATTCGTACATACCTTCATCGGTAAGACGAACCGTTTGGAAGGGGAAGTCATTGGAATGGACGGGGATGTACTCACGCTGCGGACGACTGGTGGAATGCTCGTGAAGGCGGCAAAGCAACAGCGAACCGTGGCACTCCATGAAAAAGTGATCATTTTTATCCGACCAGAGAAAATCAAGCTGACCGATACAGCAGTCAGTGAGGAAGCGAATCGGGTAAAAGGATATTTGCAGCTTGCCTCCTTCCTGGGCTCGTACACAGAATGTGAGGTCAAGGTCGGGGAGCATACGCTCTCGGCAAAAGTCCAAATGACCGATAGTTCGGTGGACCGCCAAGAAGGTCAAACGGTTTACTGTCAATGGAACGCGGACGACGTACTGGTCATGCCCGCAGGAAGGGGATGA
- a CDS encoding ABC transporter permease, with translation MSKRLSVTLLTAPAMILLLGVFILPMLMMLLLSFQDENQAFSLHNYSLFIQDPYYLEILWRTIRVSLWTVLVSLLLGFPVAMYMAQATGKMRGIVTMLILAPHLISVVIRNFGWVVVLGEKGWINETLISLGLIDQPLRLLYNELGIVIGLTDSFVAYMVLAIATSLYAIDPSLNKAASILGASRVRTFFSVTLPLCLPGIIAGTTLVFSLSMSAFVTPALMGGTSVKVLPVIAYEQIMATLNWPLGAALAFLLLGSTILLVTLYTKLIETKRYKEVFAS, from the coding sequence ATGAGCAAGCGTCTCTCGGTTACATTGTTGACAGCACCTGCGATGATTTTGCTGCTTGGCGTATTCATCCTCCCGATGCTGATGATGCTTTTGCTCAGCTTTCAGGATGAGAATCAGGCGTTCTCTTTGCACAATTATTCATTATTTATACAAGATCCGTACTACTTGGAGATTCTTTGGCGGACGATTCGCGTGAGTCTCTGGACGGTACTGGTAAGTCTCTTGCTCGGATTTCCTGTAGCGATGTACATGGCGCAGGCTACAGGGAAAATGCGTGGAATCGTCACGATGCTGATCCTGGCCCCTCACCTCATCAGTGTTGTTATTCGCAACTTCGGTTGGGTAGTGGTTTTGGGGGAAAAAGGGTGGATCAATGAGACGTTGATCAGTCTGGGGCTGATCGATCAACCGTTGCGGCTGTTGTACAACGAGCTCGGTATTGTGATCGGTCTGACGGATTCCTTCGTTGCCTACATGGTTCTGGCGATTGCAACCAGCTTGTATGCCATCGATCCGTCCCTGAATAAGGCGGCATCGATTTTGGGGGCTTCCCGCGTACGCACGTTTTTCAGTGTGACATTGCCCTTGTGTTTGCCGGGGATTATTGCTGGTACGACACTGGTGTTCAGCTTGTCGATGAGTGCTTTTGTGACACCAGCCTTAATGGGCGGCACTTCCGTGAAGGTCTTGCCTGTCATTGCCTATGAGCAAATCATGGCGACATTGAACTGGCCTTTGGGCGCGGCACTTGCCTTCCTGCTTTTGGGAAGCACGATTCTATTGGTGACTTTGTATACAAAGCTGATTGAAACCAAGCGGTATAAAGAGGTGTTTGCGTCATGA
- a CDS encoding IclR family transcriptional regulator, whose amino-acid sequence MDQVLSSVRNGCRLLKIFLDSPKELGVTELSKKLQLSKGAVHKLLSTLESEGFIRQNEKTKQYTLGYTLLELGTKVLTNHDIVDFSKPFLDQLVSRTNELAVLCVQDSKDAIYVAKEDSLHPVRFTVESFRRFPLYSTSAARVLLAYQPEEFQDEILQEHPLKSYTPHSYTSVEQIKEDLVTIRRRGYEISSNRRNTGVTGIAAPIFDSTGHVTASVSVIGPSDRVMPKQEEILQETLATVRAMSAQLGYRMS is encoded by the coding sequence ATGGACCAAGTATTGTCTTCTGTTCGAAATGGCTGTCGGCTGTTAAAAATATTTCTCGATTCGCCAAAGGAACTCGGGGTAACGGAGCTCAGCAAAAAACTCCAGCTGTCCAAGGGAGCCGTTCACAAGCTCCTGTCCACACTGGAGTCTGAAGGCTTTATCCGCCAAAATGAAAAAACCAAGCAGTATACGCTTGGCTACACGCTTTTGGAGCTGGGCACTAAGGTACTCACGAATCACGATATCGTTGATTTTTCCAAACCGTTCTTAGACCAGCTTGTCTCACGGACAAACGAATTGGCGGTCTTATGTGTACAAGATTCTAAGGACGCGATCTATGTAGCAAAAGAGGATTCGCTTCATCCTGTTCGCTTTACCGTAGAATCCTTTCGGCGTTTTCCTCTTTACTCTACCTCTGCTGCAAGGGTTTTGCTGGCCTATCAGCCAGAGGAGTTTCAGGATGAGATTTTGCAGGAACATCCGCTGAAAAGCTACACACCTCATTCGTACACGTCTGTTGAGCAAATTAAAGAGGACTTGGTGACGATCCGCCGGCGAGGCTATGAAATCAGCTCGAATCGACGCAATACAGGCGTGACCGGAATCGCTGCCCCGATTTTTGATTCAACTGGGCACGTAACTGCATCTGTCAGTGTGATCGGTCCCTCCGACCGCGTGATGCCGAAACAAGAAGAGATTTTACAAGAAACGCTAGCGACGGTACGTGCGATGTCAGCTCAGTTAGGGTACCGAATGTCTTGA
- a CDS encoding ABC transporter substrate-binding protein, with protein MKKKALSVLSIFALTGSLLAGCGSSTPQTSAPAPAAGNNSGTEAQAQLEDTLVVAGNGATVEKMMKDEVFKKFNEKYPNVKLTYVSGVSTEIVAKVKAQKNAPQIDLTIVEGGEQEKGRQEGLWETVSATDIPNMKNVPEDLRVTEDSGVVVNFTPMGISYNADLVKEKGLPVPKSWNDLAKPEVKGYITMTDVASNFGRSTMIMLAYANGGSEKDIEQGFKKMETIAGYMPTFAKSAAQLQQNLQNKSSAYTTWTMARSLTQKEAGVPLEFVFPEEGGNIVPNVATLVKGSKSPKAAKAFVDFLLTDEIQTMYATKLYYNPATSVKLPDDVAKTLEFDRTKVVNFDYSVVSKETSAWLDRFNKEIAPKTGK; from the coding sequence ATGAAGAAAAAGGCATTATCCGTCCTGTCCATTTTCGCTTTGACTGGTTCCTTGCTGGCTGGATGTGGCTCCTCCACGCCGCAAACATCTGCTCCTGCACCGGCTGCTGGCAACAATAGCGGCACCGAAGCACAAGCTCAGCTGGAAGACACACTGGTAGTAGCAGGAAACGGCGCGACCGTTGAAAAGATGATGAAGGATGAAGTCTTCAAGAAGTTTAACGAGAAGTATCCGAATGTAAAGCTGACCTATGTTTCTGGTGTTTCCACGGAGATTGTAGCGAAGGTTAAGGCTCAGAAAAATGCACCGCAAATCGACCTGACAATCGTTGAAGGCGGCGAACAAGAGAAGGGACGTCAAGAAGGCTTGTGGGAAACTGTATCCGCAACAGATATCCCGAACATGAAAAACGTACCGGAAGATTTGCGTGTGACAGAGGATAGCGGTGTAGTTGTAAACTTCACGCCGATGGGGATTTCCTATAATGCGGATCTGGTAAAAGAAAAAGGCTTGCCTGTACCGAAGTCCTGGAATGACCTGGCGAAGCCTGAAGTGAAAGGCTACATCACGATGACAGACGTAGCGAGCAACTTTGGACGCTCAACGATGATCATGCTGGCGTACGCAAATGGCGGGTCTGAGAAAGACATCGAACAAGGCTTTAAGAAAATGGAAACGATTGCAGGATACATGCCGACCTTTGCGAAGAGTGCTGCACAGCTTCAGCAAAATCTGCAAAACAAAAGCTCAGCGTACACCACTTGGACAATGGCGCGTAGCTTGACACAAAAAGAAGCAGGCGTACCATTGGAGTTCGTTTTCCCTGAAGAGGGCGGAAACATCGTACCGAACGTAGCTACGCTGGTAAAAGGTTCGAAGAGTCCAAAAGCGGCAAAAGCATTCGTCGATTTCCTTTTGACAGATGAAATTCAAACGATGTACGCAACGAAGCTGTACTACAATCCGGCAACCTCTGTGAAGCTGCCAGACGATGTAGCAAAAACATTGGAATTCGATCGTACAAAGGTTGTCAACTTCGACTATAGCGTAGTGAGCAAGGAAACATCTGCTTGGCTGGATCGCTTTAACAAAGAAATCGCACCTAAAACAGGAAAGTAG
- a CDS encoding ABC transporter permease, with translation MKKINVLGLITFFVLVLVNLPFLVIIPSSFTAAGYLAFPPEGFSWQWYEMILDRPEFIDSLWISLKLATVTAILATFLGTLAAFALSKYKFRGSGIINALMLSPLTVPSLIIGISALLFFTRIGIAGTFTGLLLAHMLISIPYVVRLVLTGLSSFDYTLEKAGYMLGAHPFRVFWDITLPLLRPAIVSGMIFSFLTSFDNVTVSLFLVAPDTTTLPLAIFTYMQETLDPLVASISSVVILLSLVFIVLLEKVYGLERLFGLNSQSH, from the coding sequence ATGAAAAAAATAAACGTACTCGGACTCATCACGTTCTTTGTGCTTGTTTTGGTCAATCTGCCGTTTCTGGTCATTATCCCGAGCTCCTTTACGGCAGCCGGATACCTCGCTTTTCCGCCCGAAGGATTTTCGTGGCAGTGGTATGAAATGATTTTGGATCGGCCCGAATTCATCGATTCGCTGTGGATCAGTCTAAAGCTAGCTACGGTAACGGCGATTTTGGCGACTTTCTTAGGGACATTGGCTGCATTCGCGCTGTCCAAATACAAGTTTCGTGGGAGCGGCATCATCAACGCACTAATGCTTTCACCGCTTACCGTTCCTTCACTCATTATCGGGATTTCCGCGCTGCTGTTTTTCACGAGAATTGGTATCGCGGGGACGTTTACAGGACTTTTGCTGGCGCACATGCTGATCTCGATTCCGTATGTCGTTAGGCTGGTGCTCACAGGGCTTAGCTCGTTCGATTATACGCTGGAAAAAGCGGGATACATGCTGGGGGCCCATCCGTTTCGGGTGTTCTGGGATATTACGTTGCCACTGTTGCGTCCGGCCATCGTGTCGGGGATGATCTTTTCGTTCTTGACGTCGTTTGACAATGTCACGGTTTCCTTATTCTTGGTGGCACCGGATACGACGACGCTGCCACTCGCGATTTTCACCTATATGCAGGAGACACTTGACCCGTTGGTGGCTTCGATATCCTCCGTGGTCATCCTGCTGAGTCTGGTGTTCATCGTCTTGTTGGAAAAAGTGTACGGACTAGAGCGCCTGTTCGGACTCAATTCACAATCTCATTAA